In one Nitrospira sp. genomic region, the following are encoded:
- a CDS encoding HD domain-containing protein, producing MDQHQYRQAEAALAKVAAAVQRQEDLDLSEVTQLASSLVDSLHTSDQLVVEALSSPPGSPLVTNLINVGILATKVGIGLGYFGTELRRLALAGLLHDIGIFAVPQELLTKTGRLSAEERRLIEQHPRMGADVITRLGADHAWLADVVLQAHERGRGQGYPHRLKGREINELAQIIGLVDIFDALVSPRPYRRRLLPHEAVRELLTTERTAFPREIMKALVEQLSVYPLGTRVRLSSGEEGVVVRITARYPSRPVLRVMDAENASTSEPPRLIDLSLLPHVSVVDTVEPPALERVSFEPVHAAAKVLATSTTVSDQFAALLESLDAIAGVIQAAVDQPAIRPVSPRVSSESEPVDATIPVRREILGLFVLEAREWLNQIQTALERLDTTSEQARRSQLATILWQSVGNLARSAATVGLTGVEEMATRLFPLLQAAARHERAVAAHHVASLREGLLEISKTVRELEPVTEKGEPPADSAGQEPADDAARNPAMSPVAPASSEHAETEPVATRQPAAPSILDALRQLHLARGRSREPVRDVLETVIDRAEAEAAGGAKPVDARAIGRMLEELDTLDERFLEHMQARVPKVIDTLRRITRAGEERPLRPQALEPIFEDIDDLSGSAEQVCAANINLFLQGLRTFLRVTAQHKPAAIRERLAAVEERLATLIPLAQQWVDVGRVERAAIFDILPMG from the coding sequence ATGGACCAGCATCAGTATCGGCAAGCAGAGGCAGCGCTTGCCAAGGTGGCCGCCGCTGTGCAACGGCAGGAAGACCTCGACCTTTCCGAGGTCACCCAACTGGCTTCTAGTCTCGTCGATTCACTTCACACCAGCGATCAGTTAGTTGTTGAGGCCTTGTCGAGCCCCCCAGGCTCTCCACTGGTCACCAATCTCATCAATGTCGGCATCTTGGCCACGAAGGTCGGCATCGGTCTTGGTTATTTCGGAACCGAGTTGCGACGGCTCGCCTTGGCAGGCCTGCTGCACGACATTGGCATTTTTGCGGTTCCGCAAGAGCTGCTCACCAAAACCGGCCGGCTGTCGGCTGAGGAGCGCCGCCTCATTGAACAGCATCCGCGCATGGGAGCCGACGTCATCACTCGACTCGGTGCAGACCATGCGTGGCTGGCGGATGTTGTCTTGCAGGCTCATGAGCGGGGGAGGGGACAGGGGTATCCTCATCGCCTGAAAGGGCGTGAGATCAACGAGTTGGCGCAAATTATTGGTTTGGTCGACATCTTCGATGCGTTGGTCAGCCCGCGTCCCTATCGTCGTCGATTGTTGCCGCATGAAGCCGTTCGTGAGTTGCTCACGACAGAGCGTACCGCATTTCCCCGGGAAATCATGAAGGCGTTGGTCGAACAATTGTCGGTCTATCCGCTCGGAACCAGGGTGCGTCTCAGCAGCGGAGAAGAAGGGGTGGTGGTACGCATCACCGCCCGATATCCCTCACGCCCGGTGTTGCGCGTCATGGATGCGGAGAACGCCTCGACGTCAGAACCGCCGCGCCTGATCGATTTGAGTCTGCTGCCCCACGTGTCGGTGGTGGATACCGTCGAACCACCGGCTTTGGAGCGCGTCAGCTTCGAACCTGTTCATGCGGCGGCGAAGGTCCTTGCCACGTCCACGACTGTCTCAGATCAATTTGCCGCCTTGCTGGAAAGCCTCGATGCCATTGCCGGAGTGATTCAGGCCGCCGTGGATCAACCTGCGATCAGACCGGTCTCGCCCAGGGTTTCATCAGAGTCTGAACCGGTCGACGCCACGATCCCGGTACGACGCGAGATCCTTGGCCTGTTCGTGTTGGAAGCCAGGGAGTGGCTCAATCAGATTCAGACGGCCTTGGAGCGGCTGGATACGACCAGTGAACAAGCACGCCGGTCACAATTGGCGACGATTCTGTGGCAAAGCGTCGGTAATCTTGCGCGTTCCGCCGCGACCGTCGGGTTAACCGGTGTAGAAGAGATGGCAACCAGACTGTTTCCGTTACTGCAGGCGGCCGCCAGACATGAGCGGGCCGTGGCTGCACATCATGTCGCGTCACTTCGAGAAGGTTTGTTGGAAATTAGTAAGACCGTGCGAGAGCTGGAACCGGTTACGGAGAAGGGGGAACCGCCTGCTGATTCAGCTGGACAGGAACCGGCGGATGACGCGGCACGCAACCCGGCCATGTCTCCAGTGGCACCGGCGTCAAGCGAACACGCCGAGACAGAGCCTGTGGCGACCCGACAGCCAGCTGCGCCTTCGATCCTGGATGCATTGAGGCAGTTACATCTGGCCCGTGGACGTTCGCGCGAGCCGGTGCGGGACGTCCTCGAGACGGTGATTGATCGCGCGGAGGCAGAAGCCGCCGGCGGAGCGAAGCCGGTCGATGCGCGGGCCATCGGACGGATGCTGGAGGAGTTGGATACCTTGGACGAGCGGTTTCTTGAGCACATGCAGGCACGCGTGCCCAAAGTAATCGATACGCTCCGACGGATTACGCGTGCCGGCGAGGAACGTCCGTTGCGCCCTCAGGCGCTGGAGCCGATTTTTGAGGATATCGATGACTTGTCCGGCTCGGCGGAACAGGTGTGCGCGGCCAATATCAACCTGTTTCTTCAAGGGCTACGAACCTTCCTGCGAGTCACGGCGCAACACAAGCCGGCTGCGATTCGTGAGCGGTTGGCAGCCGTGGAAGAGCGACTGGCGACGCTGATTCCGTTGGCCCAGCAGTGGGTGGATGTTGGCCGGGTCGAGCGCGCGGCTATTTTCGACATTCTTCCGATGGGCTAA
- a CDS encoding response regulator encodes MPKILIADDSIAVRKVAERLLTEAGMGVTLAANGSEALALLAKDRPDLVVSDVIMPDKSGYEVCAYVRGQANLADLPVLLISGIVNDEVSRQAETCKADGVLKKPFQGTSLKDRVLDLLMKRPHRPAPAPEPPQVQVVPESPEIQAVVVAPDPSVTQAVAPIQPQSVEEVRPFEPVTMNVPEPVMAHLSHELSVDEAPVQHAPESPLSSQAEEQHQALLAQRDARIAELERQLVEERRLTQEQMRQVQAALNEQQEHNDALMSRIQRLEQTVADERTQQTALTQQLDVAVRQAHRVGEVESALAEERHRVEHLSQQLSDAAHHAARIVELEAHLEAEREAANQLVQQITNLEHVEDRVRELERTLSTVRDECETHRGERAQLEKVAAMVPVLEEAGEQARTQMTELERALSAEREAGAALLGQVKQLEEGAARVQEMEHALAAEQERSQELAQRAAEAEQLADQSTRRFEDLARKLGEIAGLASQLGAGKR; translated from the coding sequence ATGCCAAAGATTCTGATCGCCGACGACAGCATTGCGGTTCGCAAGGTAGCCGAGCGTCTGTTGACCGAGGCCGGAATGGGAGTCACCCTGGCGGCCAATGGGTCGGAAGCCCTGGCGTTATTGGCGAAGGATCGTCCGGACCTCGTGGTGTCCGACGTGATCATGCCTGATAAGAGTGGATACGAAGTCTGTGCCTATGTCCGTGGGCAAGCCAATTTGGCTGATCTGCCGGTCCTGCTGATCAGTGGCATCGTGAACGACGAAGTGTCACGACAAGCCGAGACGTGCAAGGCTGATGGGGTGTTGAAGAAACCGTTTCAGGGTACGTCTCTCAAAGATCGCGTGTTGGACCTTTTGATGAAGCGGCCGCATAGGCCTGCGCCGGCTCCCGAGCCACCTCAGGTGCAGGTGGTACCGGAGTCGCCGGAGATTCAGGCCGTGGTCGTCGCTCCTGATCCTTCTGTCACACAAGCCGTGGCTCCGATCCAACCTCAGAGTGTGGAAGAGGTCCGGCCATTCGAGCCGGTCACGATGAACGTGCCGGAACCCGTAATGGCGCATCTCAGCCACGAGCTGTCTGTTGACGAAGCGCCCGTACAGCACGCTCCTGAGTCGCCTCTGTCCTCCCAGGCCGAGGAACAGCATCAGGCACTGCTGGCTCAGCGGGATGCCCGAATCGCCGAGCTCGAACGGCAGCTTGTGGAGGAACGGCGGTTGACGCAGGAGCAGATGCGACAGGTGCAAGCGGCGCTGAACGAACAACAGGAACACAATGACGCCCTGATGTCTCGCATTCAACGGCTTGAACAGACTGTAGCCGATGAACGTACACAACAGACCGCGTTGACTCAACAGCTGGACGTGGCGGTGCGGCAGGCGCATCGTGTCGGAGAAGTGGAATCCGCATTGGCTGAGGAACGCCATCGTGTGGAGCATCTGTCGCAGCAATTGTCCGATGCGGCGCATCATGCCGCGAGAATCGTGGAGTTGGAAGCGCATCTGGAGGCAGAACGGGAAGCCGCCAACCAATTGGTCCAGCAGATTACCAATCTGGAACACGTGGAAGATCGTGTGCGCGAATTGGAGCGGACACTGTCGACTGTGCGCGACGAGTGCGAAACGCACCGCGGTGAGCGTGCGCAGTTGGAGAAAGTAGCAGCGATGGTGCCGGTGCTGGAAGAAGCGGGAGAACAGGCACGCACTCAGATGACGGAACTGGAGCGCGCGCTGTCGGCGGAGCGCGAAGCCGGCGCCGCGCTGTTGGGACAAGTCAAACAGTTGGAAGAGGGCGCCGCGCGGGTCCAAGAAATGGAACATGCGCTGGCTGCCGAACAGGAGCGGTCGCAGGAACTGGCGCAACGCGCGGCCGAGGCCGAACAGCTGGCCGATCAATCGACCCGTCGGTTTGAAGACCTGGCGAGAAAACTGGGCGAGATTGCCGGTCTCGCGTCTCAACTCGGCGCCGGGAAACGATAG
- a CDS encoding Hpt domain-containing protein, producing the protein MSADFDRDQLLDIFVAEAGDDMARFWQALHPEDHGTPGPADVADLHTVGHKLKGAALLYGFPGLGQLGALLEETLERVGEISPAKWPLALEVLREIVVSFRTQVAAIGRGGGEDASVVEGFVRRCAEFLPAVADSLVPEPAESSAAPSDDYLIPVIDGEVLSYFSPEAEEYLHTIQTLLRRLERDMADADTIHQLYRVAHTLKGSAYTVGCEVVGDIAYPIETCMTAVREGTTSMAPNWIATIRHAVDVMRTLIARDAQQLSKLRQDVPCILAMLRELQEGEPRAEEVGSAAAIQDRVSSTMSVAQEAVALPLPVPALMGDQDEELTEAYLVPSLDADVISYFAPEAQEYLESLETDLLRMDKDAANPDTIHQLFRTAHTLKGSAYTVGFQSIGDLTHHIEDFMGAVREERLEFRPGHTDVLLRAIDVIRSLMRRDLSLLTRTRQRFVTALQELKQLCGGGATESPMPESAQAVAEAVAQAGTPESSGVESVKSSEGKTGEEREVIRVNRDRLERLLNLVGELVIDRGRLEQRLRTLDQLAMQVLANKNRLTDAVRTFEDKHTFSFQPSPVPPEGPMPVDVPGVNDFGSLEFDRYDDFNILARRISEVTADISESMAQLSGSIHRAQDDMGSLQQLTLSMRDEIARARMVPIGTPFTRFRRAAREMARATGKEVTLITSGEHTEIDTGVVERLVDPLVHLVRNAVYHGIEPAAARVAQGKPAAGTIYLHAAHRGNSVLIEVEDDGAGLDLVKIKAKAVKLGLVRQDVADTLPESELIKFIFLPGFTTADAVGGQAGRGVGMDVVKRVIETMNGHIEVESVYGQGTKFTMHLPLTLLIATALLVRVGSERYAIPLPSVREVTMSVSSSVQQMGDRSVLQIGDEAIEVYPLASLIRREASIIDGVSPVVIVRTSTGVLGCAVDELLGRQEIVIKSLGGLKPYERSVFGGATIDPEGRVILVLDVSRLTTREYHDVLAQSHMHGVPSIQEPPAALESAQHGATQLPLLLIDDSLSIRKFVGRMLESAGYTVETAVDGEEGCRKAMVQPYQLIITDLEMPKLNGYEVIQALRARPQTHSTPILVMTTRAGEKHRQMAVSVGASGYIAKPVEERALIQEVRKWTSREAGVEK; encoded by the coding sequence ATGAGCGCTGATTTCGATCGCGACCAACTGCTGGACATCTTCGTTGCAGAAGCCGGCGATGATATGGCGCGGTTTTGGCAGGCATTACACCCGGAGGACCACGGAACTCCGGGCCCTGCCGACGTTGCCGATCTGCATACGGTCGGGCACAAGTTAAAAGGCGCGGCGCTGCTTTACGGGTTCCCCGGCCTCGGCCAATTGGGTGCGTTGCTCGAGGAGACCCTGGAACGCGTCGGGGAGATTTCCCCGGCGAAATGGCCTCTTGCTCTTGAAGTCCTGCGCGAGATTGTCGTCTCCTTTCGAACGCAAGTTGCGGCGATCGGGCGTGGGGGAGGCGAGGACGCGTCTGTCGTTGAAGGGTTCGTTCGTCGCTGTGCCGAGTTCCTGCCGGCCGTCGCTGATTCGCTGGTGCCTGAGCCGGCCGAGTCCTCAGCTGCGCCTTCTGACGATTATCTCATTCCGGTCATCGACGGCGAGGTCTTGTCGTATTTTTCCCCCGAAGCGGAAGAATATCTCCACACTATCCAGACTCTTCTCCGGCGTTTGGAGAGAGATATGGCGGATGCCGACACGATTCATCAATTGTATCGAGTCGCACACACGTTGAAAGGATCAGCCTATACCGTCGGATGTGAGGTGGTGGGCGATATCGCCTATCCCATCGAAACCTGCATGACGGCGGTCCGCGAGGGGACCACCAGCATGGCGCCGAATTGGATCGCGACGATTCGGCATGCCGTAGATGTTATGCGGACGTTGATAGCGAGAGACGCACAACAGTTGTCGAAATTGCGGCAGGATGTACCGTGCATCCTGGCGATGCTTCGCGAGTTGCAAGAGGGCGAGCCCCGTGCCGAAGAGGTAGGGAGCGCAGCAGCGATTCAGGACAGGGTTTCCTCAACGATGTCCGTGGCGCAAGAGGCTGTTGCGCTGCCGTTGCCTGTGCCGGCTCTCATGGGCGACCAGGATGAGGAACTGACCGAAGCCTACTTGGTGCCGTCCCTTGATGCGGACGTCATTTCATACTTCGCTCCGGAGGCTCAGGAGTACCTGGAAAGTCTCGAAACCGATTTACTGCGAATGGACAAGGATGCGGCCAATCCCGATACCATCCACCAGTTGTTCCGCACGGCACACACGTTGAAAGGGTCCGCCTATACGGTCGGATTCCAATCCATCGGCGACCTGACTCATCACATCGAAGACTTTATGGGGGCTGTTCGCGAGGAACGCCTTGAATTTCGTCCTGGCCATACAGATGTGTTGCTCCGTGCGATCGATGTGATTCGTAGTCTCATGCGGCGGGATCTGTCCCTGCTCACTCGCACCAGACAACGGTTTGTTACGGCGCTGCAGGAACTGAAGCAGTTGTGTGGGGGGGGGGCAACGGAATCTCCCATGCCGGAGTCCGCACAGGCAGTCGCTGAGGCGGTGGCCCAGGCCGGGACTCCCGAGAGTAGCGGCGTTGAGTCGGTGAAATCGAGTGAGGGGAAGACAGGCGAAGAGCGGGAGGTCATTCGCGTCAACCGCGACCGCTTGGAACGTCTGCTGAATCTGGTCGGCGAATTGGTCATTGATCGAGGTCGCCTCGAACAACGCTTGCGCACGCTGGATCAGTTGGCGATGCAGGTGTTGGCCAATAAGAACCGTTTGACCGATGCGGTGCGGACATTCGAGGACAAACATACGTTTTCGTTCCAGCCGTCTCCGGTGCCTCCTGAAGGTCCGATGCCTGTTGATGTGCCGGGCGTCAACGATTTCGGCAGCCTGGAGTTCGACCGGTACGACGATTTCAACATTTTGGCCCGCCGCATCAGTGAAGTGACTGCCGATATCTCCGAATCGATGGCGCAACTGTCGGGGTCGATCCATCGCGCGCAAGACGACATGGGGTCCTTGCAGCAATTGACCCTGAGCATGCGCGATGAGATTGCTCGTGCTCGCATGGTGCCGATCGGAACCCCGTTTACCCGGTTCCGGCGTGCCGCTCGGGAAATGGCTAGGGCTACGGGGAAAGAGGTGACCCTCATCACGTCCGGTGAACATACGGAAATCGATACCGGTGTGGTCGAGCGATTGGTCGATCCGTTGGTTCATTTGGTCCGAAATGCGGTGTACCACGGAATCGAACCCGCGGCCGCTCGTGTCGCACAGGGGAAACCGGCCGCCGGCACCATCTATCTGCACGCCGCTCATCGGGGGAACTCGGTGCTCATCGAAGTCGAAGACGATGGCGCCGGTCTCGATCTCGTCAAAATTAAGGCCAAGGCGGTGAAGCTGGGGCTGGTGAGGCAGGACGTCGCCGACACGTTGCCTGAAAGCGAACTGATCAAGTTCATCTTCCTGCCGGGGTTCACTACCGCTGATGCCGTCGGAGGTCAGGCGGGGCGCGGCGTGGGCATGGACGTGGTGAAGCGTGTCATTGAGACGATGAACGGCCACATCGAAGTGGAGTCCGTGTACGGGCAGGGTACGAAATTTACGATGCATCTGCCGCTCACCTTGCTCATTGCCACGGCGTTGCTGGTGCGCGTCGGCAGTGAACGGTACGCGATTCCTCTGCCGAGTGTGCGCGAAGTCACGATGTCCGTCAGCTCAAGCGTGCAACAGATGGGCGATCGTTCGGTGCTACAAATCGGTGACGAAGCGATCGAGGTGTATCCGCTGGCCAGCCTCATTCGCCGGGAGGCAAGCATCATCGATGGAGTGTCCCCCGTTGTGATCGTGCGGACCTCCACCGGAGTGCTCGGCTGCGCAGTGGATGAATTGCTGGGGCGGCAGGAAATCGTCATTAAATCACTGGGCGGCCTGAAGCCGTACGAACGGTCGGTGTTCGGCGGTGCCACGATTGATCCGGAAGGCCGCGTCATACTCGTCTTAGATGTGAGCCGCCTGACGACGCGCGAGTACCATGATGTTCTGGCGCAATCCCATATGCACGGGGTGCCATCGATTCAGGAGCCACCTGCTGCGTTAGAGTCAGCACAGCATGGCGCGACCCAATTGCCGCTGTTGTTGATCGATGACTCGCTCAGCATTAGAAAGTTTGTTGGTCGGATGCTGGAGTCTGCCGGATATACGGTGGAAACGGCGGTCGACGGCGAAGAAGGCTGCCGCAAAGCCATGGTCCAGCCCTATCAGCTCATCATTACCGACCTAGAAATGCCAAAGTTAAATGGGTATGAAGTGATCCAGGCGCTTCGTGCAAGACCCCAGACGCACAGCACGCCGATTTTGGTCATGACCACGCGCGCAGGGGAGAAGCATCGCCAGATGGCCGTCAGTGTCGGCGCCTCAGGCTATATTGCCAAACCGGTGGAGGAGCGGGCCCTGATCCAAGAAGTTCGCAAGTGGACGAGCCGTGAGGCAGGGGTCGAAAAATAG
- a CDS encoding chemotaxis protein CheW, with amino-acid sequence MLRSQSRKQGQTAARSTAENRMLRLVVFSVAGQRLAARTEEIGGVMPWPGAIPVPSETRFVTSLVRHEDRCLPVFDLAAKFQRTMHERESLCLVVKHVDGPLAICIDAEVPSLQMVPRSSLQYQHGDDPDMAGSCVAGGEQLPIINLATLGVSSSRHA; translated from the coding sequence ATGCTTCGCAGTCAATCTCGCAAACAGGGCCAGACAGCGGCAAGAAGCACGGCAGAAAACCGAATGCTCCGTCTGGTGGTGTTTTCCGTTGCGGGGCAACGGTTGGCCGCCAGAACCGAGGAGATCGGCGGGGTGATGCCCTGGCCAGGCGCGATCCCGGTTCCGAGTGAGACGCGGTTCGTGACCTCTTTGGTCAGACACGAGGACAGATGTCTGCCGGTATTTGATCTTGCGGCAAAGTTCCAACGCACCATGCACGAACGCGAATCTCTGTGTCTGGTCGTGAAGCACGTGGATGGACCGCTGGCCATCTGCATTGATGCCGAGGTGCCCTCCCTGCAGATGGTGCCGCGCTCGTCGTTACAGTATCAGCACGGCGACGATCCGGACATGGCCGGATCATGTGTCGCCGGTGGTGAGCAGCTTCCTATCATCAACCTGGCAACCCTCGGGGTTTCATCGAGTCGTCACGCTTGA
- the fabF gene encoding beta-ketoacyl-ACP synthase II, which translates to MSTRVVITGLGVVSPIGIGVPQFWKAALEGRSGISAIPSFDPFPLEGYRSRIAGRIVGFSPEQYLPAGQGDRVDRYAQFALVAAKEALADADFKMEREDPHRVGVIVGAGMGGMVMGEREITQLYEQKRPHRVHPNFIPVITLNSASGIVAMAYGAKGPNLTISTACSSSAHALGQAMHAIRAGTADAVIVVGADASITPLVFAGFCSLRALSTKYNDAPEKASRPFDLGRDGFVMGEGAGALILESSAHAKKRKARIYAEVAGYAATSEAHHMVIPREDGEEVATTMRLALKDAGVTPAQVDYINAHATSTSVGDAVEVKAIRLVFKSRADKLAINATKSLVGHTLGAAGSLAGVVSALTLTSGQIHPTLNLDDPDPACALAGLSKDSQTRKAKVALINAFGFGSNNAAVVLQAVSS; encoded by the coding sequence ATGTCGACGAGGGTTGTCATCACAGGGCTGGGGGTCGTCTCCCCCATCGGCATCGGTGTGCCGCAGTTCTGGAAAGCGGCGCTGGAAGGCCGGTCCGGGATTTCCGCCATTCCCTCCTTCGATCCTTTTCCACTGGAAGGCTACCGGTCGCGTATCGCGGGGCGCATCGTCGGCTTCTCCCCTGAGCAATACCTCCCTGCCGGCCAGGGCGATCGTGTGGATCGCTATGCCCAATTTGCGCTCGTGGCGGCCAAGGAAGCGCTTGCCGATGCCGACTTCAAAATGGAACGTGAAGACCCGCACCGGGTCGGCGTGATCGTCGGCGCGGGTATGGGCGGGATGGTGATGGGCGAGCGCGAGATCACGCAACTCTATGAACAGAAACGTCCCCACCGGGTACATCCGAATTTCATTCCGGTCATCACGCTCAATTCCGCCTCCGGCATCGTGGCGATGGCCTATGGGGCGAAGGGCCCGAACCTGACGATTTCCACCGCCTGTTCTTCGAGCGCCCATGCCCTGGGGCAAGCCATGCATGCCATTCGTGCCGGCACGGCAGACGCCGTGATCGTGGTCGGCGCTGATGCCAGCATCACTCCCCTGGTCTTCGCCGGATTTTGCTCGCTTCGGGCGCTCTCGACGAAGTATAACGATGCCCCGGAGAAAGCCTCCCGTCCCTTCGACCTTGGACGGGACGGGTTCGTGATGGGAGAAGGCGCCGGCGCACTCATCCTCGAGTCGTCGGCCCATGCCAAGAAGCGCAAGGCTCGGATCTATGCGGAAGTGGCCGGGTATGCCGCCACGAGCGAGGCGCATCATATGGTCATCCCCCGTGAAGACGGCGAGGAAGTCGCCACGACCATGCGGCTCGCACTCAAGGATGCGGGCGTCACGCCGGCGCAGGTGGATTACATCAACGCCCACGCCACGTCGACATCGGTCGGCGATGCGGTGGAGGTCAAGGCGATTCGCCTGGTGTTTAAGTCGCGGGCGGACAAACTTGCCATAAACGCCACCAAGTCGCTGGTGGGTCATACGTTGGGCGCCGCCGGATCACTCGCCGGTGTGGTGTCGGCCCTCACGCTCACGAGCGGACAGATCCACCCGACGCTCAATCTGGATGATCCCGACCCGGCTTGCGCTCTGGCGGGCCTGTCGAAGGATTCGCAAACCCGCAAGGCCAAGGTGGCCCTCATCAACGCATTTGGATTCGGCAGCAACAATGCTGCGGTCGTCTTACAAGCTGTCTCCTCCTGA
- the lpxD gene encoding UDP-3-O-(3-hydroxymyristoyl)glucosamine N-acyltransferase: MSTAPRPTPLTLRELHEYVGGELVGSPEATVIGVASLDQAGPGDLAFVTSERHLKSPQTATIGALLVGRRIADCPSPQIVVDNPAYAFARAAQQFFARPARMRGIAEGITRGDGVTIGADVSIWPGVTLGDRVTIGARVTLYPGVFIGDDSVIGDDSLLYPNVVVREGCRLGARVIVHSGTVIGSDGFGYVQYQGRHQKIPQLGGVLIEDDVELGANVAVDRATFGDTIIKRGSKIDNLVQIAHNVVVGEHNILVAQVGIAGSTTLGRYVMVGGQAGLADHLQIGDQVMIAAKSGVTRSLEPNQIVSGAPVMPHTTFLKAQAVIPQLPELRQRVRELEERLATLEQATKSSAKSRKSRRT; encoded by the coding sequence ATGAGCACGGCACCCAGGCCCACCCCGCTGACACTCCGGGAACTTCACGAGTATGTGGGAGGCGAACTGGTCGGCTCGCCGGAGGCCACCGTCATCGGCGTGGCCAGTCTGGATCAGGCTGGACCAGGCGATCTGGCGTTTGTCACCTCAGAGCGCCATCTGAAATCTCCCCAGACGGCTACCATCGGCGCATTATTAGTTGGACGGCGGATCGCCGACTGCCCTTCGCCACAAATCGTGGTGGACAACCCGGCCTATGCCTTCGCGCGAGCCGCGCAACAGTTTTTTGCGCGACCGGCCCGGATGCGAGGGATCGCAGAAGGCATCACACGCGGTGACGGCGTGACAATCGGAGCCGACGTCTCGATTTGGCCCGGCGTGACCTTGGGCGATCGCGTGACCATCGGCGCGCGAGTGACACTGTATCCCGGCGTCTTCATCGGGGACGACAGCGTCATTGGGGACGACAGCCTCCTCTACCCCAATGTGGTCGTGCGGGAAGGATGCCGTCTGGGAGCCCGCGTCATCGTGCACAGTGGAACGGTGATCGGCAGTGACGGCTTCGGGTATGTCCAATACCAGGGCCGCCACCAGAAGATTCCTCAACTCGGCGGGGTCCTCATCGAAGACGACGTGGAACTGGGTGCCAACGTTGCCGTCGATCGCGCCACGTTCGGCGATACCATCATCAAACGGGGCAGCAAGATCGACAACCTCGTGCAGATCGCCCATAACGTCGTTGTCGGTGAACACAACATCCTGGTGGCGCAGGTCGGCATTGCCGGCAGCACCACGCTGGGACGCTACGTGATGGTGGGGGGGCAGGCAGGTTTAGCCGATCATTTGCAGATCGGCGATCAGGTGATGATCGCGGCGAAATCCGGCGTCACCCGAAGCTTGGAACCGAACCAGATCGTCTCCGGCGCACCGGTGATGCCGCACACGACCTTTCTCAAAGCACAGGCGGTCATTCCTCAGTTGCCGGAACTACGCCAACGGGTTCGCGAACTCGAGGAACGACTCGCGACACTGGAACAAGCCACCAAATCTTCCGCCAAATCCCGGAAGTCTCGCCGTACGTAG